The following coding sequences lie in one Pseudomonadota bacterium genomic window:
- a CDS encoding DUF3179 domain-containing protein, with amino-acid sequence MDLALLGVVGCWGGLLVDGSGLANRWGWQLTDFTSASVNLDEIEPAGPARDAIPAIDSPHWVNSEQADPWLHPNEPVVVVHLAQQARAYPLQILLWHAIVNDRIGGLPVTVTYSALCNSPAVFDRRLQGQVLDFGSTGQVRRSNLIMYDRQTHSWWQQLSGEGVVGAHAGRVLAQIPYSVVPYQSFRRTYPRGRILSRQTGYRRPYGTSPYQGYERIREPPFSFERGFDRRLPPLERVLRVTVRGQDVLYPHSVLERMPLINDVVAGEPIVVLSRPGTLSVLDQKNIRESRRIRSANAFSSVVTGITLRFARYDGRTIDLQTGSEWNLLGRAVNGRLRGHQLEPVVRGVHFSFAWLAFEPHSYVYEPPAWAQLPAR; translated from the coding sequence GTGGACCTGGCGCTGCTCGGGGTCGTCGGCTGCTGGGGCGGTTTGCTCGTCGACGGTTCGGGGCTGGCCAACCGTTGGGGCTGGCAGCTCACGGACTTCACCAGCGCCAGCGTGAATCTGGACGAGATCGAGCCTGCGGGGCCGGCGAGGGACGCCATCCCGGCCATCGATTCGCCTCACTGGGTCAACTCGGAGCAAGCCGACCCGTGGCTCCATCCCAACGAACCCGTGGTGGTTGTGCACCTTGCACAACAGGCGCGCGCGTATCCACTGCAGATCTTGCTTTGGCATGCCATCGTCAACGACCGCATAGGCGGCCTGCCCGTCACGGTAACCTACAGCGCGCTGTGCAACTCACCGGCGGTCTTCGATCGCCGTCTGCAAGGGCAGGTGCTCGACTTCGGCAGCACAGGTCAGGTGCGACGTAGCAACCTGATCATGTACGACCGGCAGACTCACAGCTGGTGGCAGCAGCTGAGCGGCGAAGGCGTGGTCGGAGCGCACGCCGGTCGCGTATTGGCGCAGATCCCTTACAGCGTGGTTCCCTACCAGAGCTTTCGGCGGACCTATCCGCGGGGTCGCATCCTATCGCGGCAGACCGGCTACAGGCGGCCCTACGGCACGAGCCCGTACCAGGGCTACGAGCGAATCCGCGAGCCACCCTTCAGCTTCGAAAGGGGCTTTGATCGGCGTCTGCCGCCGCTCGAGCGCGTACTGCGTGTGACCGTGCGCGGGCAGGACGTGCTCTATCCCCACTCGGTCCTGGAACGCATGCCGCTCATCAACGACGTCGTGGCCGGTGAGCCCATCGTGGTCTTGAGTCGACCGGGAACGCTATCGGTGCTGGATCAGAAAAATATCCGCGAATCGCGGCGCATACGCTCCGCCAACGCGTTCAGCAGCGTGGTGACCGGCATAACGCTGCGCTTCGCCAGGTACGATGGGCGCACGATCGATCTGCAGACCGGTTCGGAATGGAATCTGCTGGGCCGGGCGGTCAACGGCCGGCTGCGCGGTCACCAGCTCGAGCCGGTCGTTCGCGGCGTGCATTTCTCGTTTGCCTGGCTGGCTTTCGAGCCTCACTCGTACGTGTACGAGCCGCCGGCCTGGGCGCAGCTGCCGGCGCGCTGA